The following are encoded together in the Ralstonia insidiosa genome:
- the murI gene encoding glutamate racemase, protein MTTRAQAPVGVFDSGLGGLSVLRAIRAELPAESLLYLADSRHAPYGEKSPEYIADRTLLACEWLVNQGCKALVIACNTATAQAVHVLREKLAVPVIGVEPGLKPAVAHSKSRVIGVLATESTLRSEKFARLLAAVSGDCKVMSQPGYGLVPLIERGDTHSPAVLELLQAYLQPMLDAGADTLVHGCTHYPFLEDAIREIAGDRLTLIDTGHAVARHLGRTLVAAQLQADGPAASPRFMTTGDVLPLQAMVAALLGEAPMASQVLIGDTSLATS, encoded by the coding sequence ATGACGACACGCGCGCAGGCACCGGTCGGCGTCTTCGATTCCGGTCTCGGAGGCCTCTCCGTCCTGCGCGCGATTCGTGCCGAATTGCCGGCCGAATCGCTGCTCTACCTGGCGGATTCCCGCCATGCCCCGTACGGGGAAAAATCTCCCGAATACATTGCCGACCGCACGTTGCTTGCGTGTGAGTGGCTGGTCAACCAAGGCTGCAAGGCGCTGGTGATCGCGTGCAATACCGCCACGGCGCAGGCCGTGCACGTGCTACGCGAAAAACTGGCAGTGCCGGTGATTGGTGTCGAGCCGGGCCTGAAGCCGGCGGTCGCACACTCAAAGAGCCGTGTGATCGGTGTGCTCGCCACGGAGAGCACGTTGCGCAGTGAGAAATTCGCGCGCCTGTTGGCTGCGGTCTCCGGCGATTGCAAAGTGATGAGCCAGCCGGGCTACGGCCTCGTCCCGTTGATCGAACGCGGCGACACGCACTCCCCCGCCGTGCTGGAACTGCTGCAAGCCTATCTGCAGCCCATGCTGGATGCCGGCGCCGACACGCTGGTACATGGCTGCACGCACTACCCGTTCCTAGAAGACGCCATCCGCGAGATTGCGGGCGATCGGTTGACGCTCATCGATACCGGCCACGCTGTTGCACGCCACCTGGGCCGCACGTTGGTCGCGGCGCAGTTGCAAGCTGATGGACCAGCCGCATCGCCACGCTTCATGACCACTGGCGATGTGCTTCCGCTGCAGGCCATGGTGGCCGCGCTGCTGGGCGAAGCGCCGATGGCCAGCCAAGTCTTGATTGGCGACACCTCCCTGGCAACGTCGTAG
- a CDS encoding fumarate hydratase — MTVIRQEDLIQSVADALQYISYYHPMDYITALGRAYEQEQSPAAKDAIAQILTNSRMCAEGKRPICQDTGIVTVFLKVGMNVRWDGATMSLEDMVNEGVRRAYNDVDNKLRASVLADPAGKRTNTKDNTPAVINMSIVPGDTVDVIVAAKGGGSEAKSKFVMLNPSDSIVDWVLKTVPTMGAGWCPPGMLGIGIGGTAEKAMLLAKEALMEPIDIQDLIARGPSNRAEELRIELYEKVNALGIGAQGLGGLATVLDVKILDYPTHAANLPVAMIPNCAATRHAHFTLDGSGVAKLEAPDLSQWPKVEWAPNTETSKRVDLNALTPEEVASWKPGQTLLLNGKMLTGRDAAHKRIADMLAKGEKLPIDFTNRVIYYVGPVDPVRDEVVGPAGPTTATRMDKFTETMLAQTGLIAMVGKAERGPVAIESIQKHKSAYLMAVGGAAYLVSKAIRGSKVLAFEDLGMEAIYEFDVKDMPVTVAVDSSGTSVHKTGPAEWQAKIGKIPVAAA, encoded by the coding sequence ATGACCGTCATTCGTCAAGAAGACCTCATCCAGAGCGTCGCCGACGCGCTGCAGTACATCAGCTACTACCACCCGATGGACTACATCACTGCTCTGGGCCGCGCCTATGAGCAGGAGCAGAGCCCGGCCGCCAAGGATGCCATCGCGCAGATCCTGACCAACAGCCGCATGTGCGCAGAAGGCAAGCGCCCGATCTGCCAGGACACCGGCATCGTCACCGTGTTCCTGAAGGTGGGCATGAACGTGCGCTGGGACGGCGCCACGATGAGCCTGGAAGACATGGTCAACGAAGGCGTGCGCCGCGCGTACAACGACGTCGACAACAAGCTGCGCGCGAGCGTGCTGGCGGACCCGGCTGGCAAGCGCACCAACACGAAGGACAACACCCCGGCCGTGATCAACATGTCGATCGTGCCGGGCGATACGGTGGACGTGATCGTCGCGGCCAAGGGCGGCGGCTCGGAAGCCAAGTCGAAGTTCGTGATGCTGAATCCGTCGGACTCGATCGTCGACTGGGTGCTCAAGACCGTGCCGACCATGGGCGCCGGCTGGTGCCCGCCGGGCATGCTGGGTATCGGCATTGGCGGTACGGCTGAAAAGGCCATGCTGCTGGCCAAGGAAGCCCTGATGGAGCCGATCGACATTCAAGACCTGATCGCCCGCGGCCCGAGCAACCGTGCGGAAGAGCTGCGCATCGAGCTGTACGAGAAGGTCAACGCGCTGGGCATTGGCGCGCAGGGCCTGGGCGGCCTGGCCACCGTGCTCGACGTCAAGATCCTGGACTACCCGACGCACGCCGCCAACCTGCCGGTCGCGATGATCCCGAACTGCGCAGCCACGCGCCACGCACACTTCACGCTGGACGGCAGCGGCGTTGCCAAGCTGGAAGCGCCGGACCTGTCGCAATGGCCGAAGGTGGAATGGGCACCGAACACCGAAACGTCGAAGCGCGTGGACCTGAACGCGCTCACGCCGGAAGAAGTCGCCTCGTGGAAGCCGGGCCAGACCCTGCTGCTCAACGGCAAGATGCTCACCGGCCGTGACGCTGCGCACAAGCGCATCGCCGACATGCTGGCCAAGGGCGAGAAGCTGCCGATCGACTTCACCAACCGCGTGATCTACTACGTCGGCCCGGTCGATCCGGTGCGCGATGAAGTCGTCGGCCCGGCAGGCCCGACCACCGCTACGCGCATGGACAAGTTCACCGAGACGATGCTCGCTCAGACGGGCCTGATCGCCATGGTGGGCAAGGCCGAGCGCGGCCCGGTCGCCATCGAATCCATCCAGAAGCACAAGTCGGCCTACCTGATGGCCGTGGGCGGTGCGGCTTACCTGGTGTCGAAGGCCATCCGTGGTTCCAAGGTGCTGGCGTTCGAAGACCTGGGCATGGAAGCCATCTACGAATTCGACGTGAAGGACATGCCGGTCACCGTCGCAGTCGATAGCTCTGGCACGTCGGTCCACAAGACCGGCCCGGCGGAATGGCAAGCGAAGATCGGCAAGATTCCGGTCGCCGCAGCCTGA